The Nocardioides humi genome includes a region encoding these proteins:
- a CDS encoding LysR family transcriptional regulator, with amino-acid sequence MLIGLVRGVRVLCEVAAQGSFSAAARSLGMTQSAVSQHVAALEREAGTALVDRGTRPMELTEAGSVLVRHGRVILAQLDGAEQALAAITGRRAGRLRLGSFPTALTTFVPEAVRTLRATAPELVLTVVDDHMQGLVPRLTAGELDLAVVYENPSLPDDSLARLTTVPLFDDPYRVLLPEGHRLARRRRPLSLADLTGEVWVGGRPGSAWFRILLHACRASGFEPRTLLTTDDHRAVQAFVAAGLGIGVVPGLAASFPSPGVVVRGLDTGAPVRRIAVARPPGEPVPPPVVAMTEVLLDVTRARRDPRGAPRRA; translated from the coding sequence ATGCTGATAGGTCTGGTGCGGGGCGTCCGCGTGCTGTGCGAGGTCGCGGCCCAGGGCTCGTTCTCGGCTGCCGCGCGCTCGCTGGGCATGACGCAGTCGGCGGTCAGCCAGCACGTCGCGGCCCTCGAGCGCGAGGCCGGGACCGCGCTGGTCGACCGCGGCACCCGTCCGATGGAGCTCACCGAGGCCGGGTCGGTCCTGGTCCGGCACGGCCGGGTGATCCTGGCGCAGCTCGACGGCGCGGAGCAGGCCCTGGCCGCGATCACGGGCCGGCGCGCGGGGCGGCTGCGGCTGGGCAGCTTCCCGACCGCGCTGACGACCTTCGTGCCGGAGGCCGTGCGGACCCTGCGCGCGACGGCGCCCGAGCTCGTGCTGACCGTCGTGGACGACCACATGCAGGGCCTGGTCCCGCGGCTCACGGCCGGGGAGCTGGACCTGGCGGTCGTGTACGAGAACCCGTCGCTCCCCGACGACTCCCTCGCCCGGCTGACGACGGTGCCGCTGTTCGACGACCCCTACCGGGTGCTGCTCCCCGAGGGGCACCGGCTGGCGCGACGCCGGCGGCCGCTGTCACTGGCCGACCTCACCGGCGAGGTCTGGGTCGGTGGGCGGCCGGGCAGCGCGTGGTTCCGGATCCTGCTGCACGCGTGCCGGGCGTCCGGGTTCGAGCCGCGCACGCTGCTCACGACCGACGACCACCGGGCGGTGCAGGCGTTCGTGGCCGCGGGGCTCGGCATCGGCGTGGTGCCCGGACTCGCCGCGTCCTTCCCCTCGCCCGGGGTGGTGGTGCGCGGCCTGGACACCGGCGCTCCGGTACGACGCATCGCCGTCGCCCGCCCGCCCGGCGAGCCGGTGCCGCCGCCGGTCGTCGCGATGACCGAGGTCCTGCTCGACGTCACCCGGGCGCGCCGCGACCCACGAGGGGCACCACGTCGCGCATGA
- a CDS encoding PDR/VanB family oxidoreductase, translating into MATQPIVREFEADLTVVSAVEAATDVAVLTLAAEDGTALPPWTPGAHIDLVLGEDLVRQYSLCGSPGDPDRWRIGVLRTPDSRGGSKAVHAELGEGARVRVRGPRNHFPMVASPRYLFIAGGIGITPMLPMIAEAAASGADWRLVYGGRSRTSMAFLDELAAYGDRVSLLPQDEAGLPDLAALLGSPAAGTLVYACGPTGLLDAVEERCAVWPAGSLHLERFAAKAAPETAGGDTGFELVLQRSGLTLSVPADQSVFEVCKAAGVSVVGSCLEGVCGTCETEVIDGDVDHRDSILNDEEKESNEFMMICVSRCRSDRLTLDL; encoded by the coding sequence GTGGCGACACAGCCCATCGTCCGTGAGTTCGAGGCGGACCTGACGGTCGTCTCCGCCGTCGAGGCGGCGACCGACGTGGCGGTCCTGACGCTGGCCGCCGAGGACGGCACGGCGCTGCCGCCGTGGACGCCCGGCGCCCACATCGACCTGGTGCTGGGGGAGGACCTGGTCCGCCAGTACTCCCTGTGCGGCAGTCCCGGCGACCCCGACCGGTGGCGGATCGGGGTGCTCCGCACGCCCGACAGCCGCGGCGGCTCGAAGGCGGTGCACGCCGAGCTGGGGGAGGGCGCGCGGGTGCGGGTCCGCGGCCCCCGCAACCACTTCCCGATGGTCGCCTCGCCGCGCTACCTGTTCATCGCCGGCGGCATCGGCATCACCCCGATGCTGCCGATGATCGCCGAGGCCGCCGCCTCGGGCGCCGACTGGAGGCTCGTGTACGGCGGCCGCTCGCGGACGTCGATGGCGTTCCTCGACGAGCTGGCGGCGTACGGCGACCGGGTGAGCCTGCTGCCGCAGGACGAGGCGGGTCTGCCTGACCTGGCCGCGCTGTTGGGTTCGCCTGCTGCCGGCACCCTGGTCTATGCCTGCGGGCCGACCGGGCTGCTCGACGCGGTCGAGGAGCGGTGCGCCGTCTGGCCGGCGGGGAGCCTGCACCTGGAGCGGTTCGCGGCGAAGGCGGCCCCGGAGACCGCGGGCGGCGACACCGGGTTCGAGCTGGTGCTCCAGCGCTCGGGGCTGACCCTGTCGGTGCCGGCCGACCAGTCCGTGTTCGAGGTCTGCAAGGCCGCCGGCGTCAGCGTCGTCGGCTCCTGCCTCGAGGGCGTGTGCGGCACCTGCGAGACCGAGGTGATCGACGGCGACGTCGACCACCGCGACTCGATCCTCAACGACGAGGAGAAGGAGTCCAACGAGTTCATGATGATCTGTGTCTCCCGGTGCCGCTCCGACCGGCTGACCCTGGACTTGTGA
- a CDS encoding glutamine synthetase family protein produces MEHIDENALRVAAEQLGADGIDVVRLGYSDLIGTERGRDVLADRFDRTVGDGVAFCRSVYATSPMGDVVDIAGGLSAGLPDIVAVPDLSTVRAVPWEPGVAHVIADVYNPDGTPSEESPRQVLRRVVDRFTELGMRPIVGPELEFYVLEPDESAPNGWRRYGEATGNVYVAGLKGDPENTLLASLRELAAYGLDVVAANHEFSSGQFEINLWHSEALDAADRAFRFKHAVQELSRRRGKMATFMAKPFNDEGGSGFHVHFSTLDADGKPLFDDPQGTDGLSDIARSAIAGVLAHAPALAAISNPTINSYKRFGPDTLAPWLVDWGLDNRSAMVRIPPERGRASRLELRLGDASANPYLAIAGLLAAAYLGIRDGLTPPHKLEGYGYDPTKADRLPADLGTAIDALEEDKDLADLLGPSFVETFVAYKRNELERFGQFVTDWEFREYAYHL; encoded by the coding sequence GTGGAGCACATCGACGAGAACGCCCTGCGCGTGGCCGCGGAGCAGCTCGGCGCGGACGGGATCGACGTCGTCCGGCTCGGCTACAGCGACCTGATCGGCACCGAGCGCGGCCGCGACGTCCTCGCCGACCGGTTCGACCGCACCGTCGGGGACGGGGTCGCCTTCTGCCGCTCGGTCTACGCGACCTCCCCGATGGGCGACGTCGTCGACATCGCCGGCGGCCTCTCGGCCGGGCTGCCCGACATCGTGGCCGTCCCGGACCTGAGCACGGTCCGCGCGGTGCCCTGGGAGCCCGGTGTCGCGCACGTCATCGCCGACGTCTACAACCCCGACGGCACGCCGTCGGAGGAGAGCCCGCGACAGGTGCTCCGGCGGGTGGTCGACCGGTTCACCGAGCTCGGCATGCGCCCGATCGTCGGCCCCGAGCTGGAGTTCTACGTCCTGGAGCCCGACGAGTCCGCCCCCAACGGCTGGCGCCGGTATGGCGAGGCGACCGGCAACGTGTACGTCGCGGGCCTCAAGGGCGACCCGGAGAACACCCTGCTCGCGTCGCTGCGCGAGCTGGCGGCGTACGGCCTCGACGTGGTCGCCGCGAACCACGAGTTCTCCAGCGGCCAGTTCGAGATCAACCTGTGGCACTCCGAGGCGCTCGACGCCGCCGACCGGGCGTTCCGGTTCAAGCACGCCGTCCAGGAGCTGTCCCGGCGCCGCGGCAAGATGGCGACCTTCATGGCCAAGCCGTTCAACGACGAGGGGGGCTCCGGCTTCCACGTGCACTTCAGCACCCTCGACGCCGACGGCAAGCCGCTCTTCGACGACCCGCAGGGCACCGACGGGCTCTCCGACATCGCCCGCTCCGCCATCGCCGGCGTGCTCGCCCACGCCCCCGCGCTGGCCGCGATCAGCAACCCGACGATCAACTCCTACAAGCGGTTCGGGCCCGACACGCTCGCGCCGTGGCTGGTCGACTGGGGCCTGGACAACCGCAGCGCGATGGTCCGGATCCCGCCCGAGCGCGGCCGCGCCTCGCGCCTGGAGCTGCGCCTCGGCGACGCCTCGGCGAACCCGTACCTCGCCATCGCCGGGCTCCTCGCCGCGGCGTACCTCGGCATCCGCGACGGCCTCACGCCGCCGCACAAGCTCGAGGGCTACGGCTACGACCCGACGAAGGCCGACCGGCTGCCCGCCGACCTCGGCACGGCGATCGACGCCCTGGAGGAGGACAAGGACCTCGCCGACCTCCTCGGCCCGTCCTTCGTCGAGACCTTCGTCGCCTACAAGCGCAACGAGCTCGAGCGGTTCGGCCAGTTCGTGACCGACTGGGAGTTCCGGGAGTACGCCTACCACCTGTGA
- a CDS encoding cytochrome P450, giving the protein MEKPPYVPLADVDLADLDRFVGNHAWGMFDTLRTEDPVHFQPEHDGGRGFWAVTRHADICEVDKDPDTFTSSKFVNLEEVDDDLQDIRRSILETDGTRHRALRKLIAREFSRPNLMRNYEDFLRDLTKTTVDAALAHPEFDFVKEISADFPIQVLARLLDVPQEKTGQLIDWGNEIIGFSDPEYAKVLITDAESEKYKHLPFRSPVSAEVFEYGRKLAGERRGGSGSDLVSMLVNKIPEDGQAMSATDYDNYFLLLVVAGNETTRHTISHSMLALLEHPEQLAILQERPELIPNAVEEFLRWASPVYHFRRTATRDTELGGKEIRKDDKVVMWFASGNRDDAVFERPYDFDVTRTDIDHVTFGKGSPHLCLGNNLARMEIRLMFEELIPRLRSIELAGDVRRVRSNFVNGIKTLPVKVTTR; this is encoded by the coding sequence GTGGAGAAGCCGCCGTACGTCCCGCTGGCCGACGTCGACCTCGCCGACCTCGACCGCTTCGTGGGCAACCATGCCTGGGGCATGTTCGACACCCTCCGCACCGAGGACCCGGTCCACTTCCAGCCGGAGCACGACGGCGGCCGCGGCTTCTGGGCCGTCACCCGGCACGCCGACATCTGCGAGGTCGACAAGGACCCCGACACCTTCACCTCCTCGAAGTTCGTGAACCTCGAGGAGGTCGACGACGACCTGCAGGACATCCGCCGCTCCATCCTCGAGACCGACGGCACCCGGCACCGCGCCCTGCGCAAGCTGATCGCGCGCGAGTTCAGCCGGCCCAACCTGATGCGCAACTACGAGGACTTCCTGCGCGACCTCACCAAGACCACGGTCGACGCGGCGCTCGCCCACCCGGAGTTCGACTTCGTGAAGGAGATCAGCGCCGACTTCCCGATCCAGGTGCTGGCCCGCCTGCTCGACGTGCCCCAGGAGAAGACCGGGCAGCTGATCGACTGGGGCAACGAGATCATCGGCTTCTCCGACCCGGAGTACGCCAAGGTGCTGATCACCGACGCCGAGAGCGAGAAGTACAAGCACCTGCCGTTCCGCTCCCCCGTCTCCGCCGAGGTGTTCGAGTACGGCCGCAAGCTCGCCGGCGAGCGGCGCGGCGGGTCGGGCAGCGACCTGGTCAGCATGCTGGTCAACAAGATCCCCGAGGACGGGCAGGCCATGTCGGCCACCGACTACGACAACTACTTCCTGCTCCTCGTCGTCGCCGGCAACGAGACCACCCGGCACACCATCAGCCACTCGATGCTCGCCCTCCTCGAGCACCCCGAGCAGCTGGCGATCCTGCAGGAGCGGCCGGAGCTGATCCCCAACGCCGTCGAGGAGTTCCTGCGCTGGGCCTCCCCCGTCTACCACTTCCGCCGCACCGCCACCCGCGACACCGAGCTCGGCGGCAAGGAGATCAGGAAGGACGACAAGGTCGTCATGTGGTTCGCCTCCGGCAACCGCGACGACGCCGTCTTCGAGCGCCCCTACGACTTCGACGTCACCCGCACCGACATCGACCACGTCACCTTCGGCAAGGGCAGCCCCCACCTGTGCCTCGGCAACAACCTCGCCCGGATGGAGATCCGGCTCATGTTCGAGGAGCTGATCCCCCGCCTGCGCTCCATCGAGCTCGCCGGCGACGTACGCCGGGTCCGGAGCAACTTCGTGAACGGGATCAAGACGCTCCCCGTCAAGGTCACCACCCGCTGA
- a CDS encoding class I SAM-dependent methyltransferase has product MSITPTTEIDADKLMAFVLRAVDEVGATLNCALVRMGDRLGYYRDLAEHGPSTPEELASRTDTVLPYAREWLSAQAAGRFVEYDAATGRFALPPEHAVALTDASSPAYLPGFFQIALGTARDSHRVIEAARTAAGLGWHEHNADVHTGCERFFRPGYAANLVSSWLPALDGVVDKLETGASAADVGCGHGASTVLMATAFPRSAFTGSDYHADSIATARERAEEAGVGDRAAFEVAAATEFTGEGYDLVTMFDCLHDMGDPLGAARHVRSVIAPDGTWMVVEPAAGDHLEDNLNPIGRAYYGFSTLLCTPASLSQPVGAALGTQAGPARIRDVVTAAGFTRFRIAAQTPFNNVYEVRP; this is encoded by the coding sequence ATGAGCATCACACCGACCACCGAGATCGACGCCGACAAGCTGATGGCGTTCGTCCTCCGCGCCGTCGACGAGGTCGGCGCGACCCTCAACTGCGCACTGGTGCGGATGGGGGACCGGCTCGGCTACTACCGCGACCTCGCCGAGCACGGACCGAGCACGCCCGAGGAGCTCGCCTCCCGCACCGACACCGTGCTGCCCTACGCCCGGGAGTGGCTGAGCGCGCAGGCCGCCGGGCGGTTCGTCGAGTACGACGCAGCCACGGGTCGGTTCGCCCTGCCCCCCGAGCACGCGGTCGCGCTCACCGACGCGAGCAGCCCGGCGTACCTCCCCGGCTTCTTCCAGATCGCCCTCGGCACGGCCCGCGACTCCCACCGCGTCATCGAGGCGGCGCGGACCGCCGCCGGGCTCGGCTGGCACGAGCACAACGCGGACGTGCACACGGGATGCGAGCGGTTCTTCCGCCCCGGGTACGCCGCGAACCTCGTCTCCTCCTGGCTCCCGGCGCTCGACGGCGTCGTCGACAAGCTCGAGACCGGCGCGTCCGCCGCCGACGTCGGGTGCGGCCACGGCGCCTCCACGGTGCTGATGGCGACGGCCTTCCCGCGGTCCGCCTTCACCGGCTCGGACTACCACGCGGACTCGATCGCCACCGCCCGCGAGCGGGCCGAGGAGGCCGGCGTCGGCGACCGCGCCGCCTTCGAGGTCGCGGCGGCCACCGAGTTCACCGGCGAGGGCTACGACCTGGTCACCATGTTCGACTGCCTGCACGACATGGGCGACCCGCTCGGCGCGGCCCGCCACGTCCGCAGCGTCATCGCCCCCGACGGCACCTGGATGGTCGTCGAGCCCGCCGCCGGCGACCACCTCGAGGACAACCTGAACCCGATCGGCCGCGCCTACTACGGCTTCTCCACCCTGCTGTGCACCCCCGCCTCGCTCTCCCAGCCGGTCGGCGCCGCCCTCGGCACCCAGGCCGGCCCCGCCCGGATCCGGGACGTCGTCACCGCCGCCGGGTTCACCAGGTTCCGGATCGCGGCGCAGACGCCGTTCAACAACGTCTACGAGGTGCGGCCCTGA
- a CDS encoding LLM class flavin-dependent oxidoreductase — MEYGAHLPLLGSPGDVGDLASYARTAGALGFRALAVNDHLQFRRPWLDGIVALSSVIEASGDLTLATTVALPVVRGPAVLAKAAAALDVLSGGRLLLGVGPGSSPADYALAGLDFDERWPRFEAAVRALRAHLGRSADDGTPVLEPRPVRPGGPPVWIGSWGSPAGLRRVARLGDGWLASAYSTTPAQVAAGRAAHGVPCAVATMWTFVTEDAGERAAWLSRLAALLHRPEDDLAGRVLVGPPEWCAALLRAYADAGAELLFLWPVADHEQQLERVMRDVVPLVGRGAPG, encoded by the coding sequence ATGGAGTACGGCGCGCACCTGCCGCTGCTCGGGTCGCCGGGGGATGTCGGCGACCTGGCGTCGTACGCACGGACGGCGGGCGCGCTGGGCTTCCGGGCGCTCGCCGTGAACGACCACCTGCAGTTCCGGCGTCCGTGGCTCGACGGCATCGTGGCGCTGTCCAGCGTGATCGAGGCGAGCGGCGACCTGACCCTGGCCACCACCGTCGCGCTTCCCGTGGTCCGGGGGCCTGCGGTGCTCGCGAAGGCCGCGGCGGCGCTCGACGTGCTGTCCGGCGGCCGGCTCCTGCTGGGCGTCGGTCCCGGGTCCTCGCCGGCCGACTACGCCCTGGCCGGGCTGGACTTCGACGAGCGCTGGCCGCGGTTCGAGGCCGCGGTCCGCGCGCTCCGGGCCCATCTCGGCCGGTCGGCGGACGACGGGACGCCGGTGCTCGAGCCGCGGCCGGTGCGCCCCGGCGGCCCGCCGGTCTGGATCGGCAGCTGGGGCTCGCCGGCCGGGCTGCGACGGGTCGCACGCCTGGGCGACGGCTGGCTGGCGTCGGCGTACAGCACCACGCCTGCGCAGGTCGCCGCCGGCCGCGCCGCGCACGGCGTACCGTGCGCGGTGGCGACGATGTGGACGTTCGTCACCGAGGACGCCGGCGAGCGCGCCGCGTGGCTGAGCCGGCTGGCGGCCCTGCTCCACCGCCCGGAGGACGACCTGGCGGGACGGGTCCTGGTCGGCCCGCCCGAGTGGTGCGCGGCCCTGCTGCGTGCGTACGCCGACGCCGGCGCGGAGCTGCTGTTCCTCTGGCCCGTGGCCGACCACGAGCAGCAGCTCGAGCGGGTCATGCGCGACGTGGTGCCCCTCGTGGGTCGCGGCGCGCCCGGGTGA
- a CDS encoding aromatic ring-hydroxylating dioxygenase subunit alpha has translation MRDRSTAGYPRNAWYALAASAEVGATPFGTRALDRPVVLFRVGDGAVVALGDRDAHRPFPLSLGRVEGDTIVSGYSGFAYDRTGACVHVPSQEQVPYGARVPSYPVREEGGLVWVWLGEPSLADRRPPVPVPWLTDGSWETFGGQWETAAGVGLLHDNFADITHVAVVDPVISPPALAGVAPALEVELTETTVHFHRDWPAAPMPEWQAKISGSSAVASYPQREEGAFLAPGLWADRWDVLLPEAEGGPQTFRFTHAVTPVDERHTRHIWRVSRNFAPGAPATDVLRPIFESYYLKVREILETMQDVIDRDGYGEDVNVAADLAALQVRKILRRLVADEG, from the coding sequence ATGAGGGACCGCAGCACCGCCGGCTACCCGCGCAACGCGTGGTACGCCCTCGCCGCCTCCGCCGAGGTCGGCGCGACCCCCTTCGGCACGCGTGCCCTGGACCGCCCGGTCGTGCTGTTCCGGGTCGGCGACGGCGCGGTCGTCGCCCTCGGGGACCGCGACGCCCACCGGCCCTTCCCGCTCAGCCTGGGCCGGGTCGAGGGGGACACCATCGTGTCCGGGTACTCCGGCTTCGCCTACGACCGCACCGGTGCCTGCGTGCACGTCCCCTCGCAGGAGCAGGTGCCCTATGGCGCCCGGGTGCCGTCGTACCCGGTCCGGGAGGAGGGCGGCCTGGTCTGGGTCTGGCTCGGCGAACCGTCGCTGGCCGACCGCCGTCCGCCCGTGCCGGTGCCGTGGCTGACGGACGGGTCGTGGGAGACCTTCGGCGGGCAGTGGGAGACCGCCGCCGGCGTCGGGCTGCTCCACGACAACTTCGCCGACATCACCCATGTCGCCGTCGTCGACCCCGTCATCTCGCCGCCCGCCCTGGCCGGCGTCGCGCCCGCGCTCGAGGTCGAGCTCACCGAGACGACCGTGCACTTCCACCGCGACTGGCCGGCCGCGCCCATGCCCGAGTGGCAGGCCAAGATCTCCGGCTCCTCCGCGGTGGCGTCGTACCCCCAGCGCGAGGAGGGCGCCTTCCTCGCCCCCGGCCTGTGGGCCGACCGCTGGGACGTGCTGCTGCCCGAGGCGGAGGGCGGTCCGCAGACCTTCCGCTTCACCCACGCCGTCACGCCCGTCGACGAGCGGCACACCCGCCACATCTGGCGGGTCAGCCGCAACTTCGCTCCGGGGGCTCCGGCGACCGACGTACTGCGGCCGATCTTCGAGTCGTACTACCTCAAGGTCCGCGAGATCCTCGAGACCATGCAGGACGTCATCGACCGCGACGGGTACGGCGAGGACGTCAACGTCGCCGCCGACCTGGCCGCCCTGCAGGTGCGCAAGATCCTGCGGCGACTGGTGGCCGACGAGGGCTGA
- a CDS encoding aldehyde dehydrogenase family protein: MSEHIAVVAGVEVDTRHWIGGQRVASATTFTDVSPIDEQPVAEIHAGTATEVDAAVAAARAAFPAWAALSVKERSEILRAVADGIEARVEDLAQVETRDNGSLLRSHRRGVMPRVAMNFRAFADFAEHQLGHPDMEVPGRGHRERITYDPAGVVAIITPWNAPLMLASWRIGPALAAGNTVVLKPPEWAPLTASLLADIMHEAGVPAGVFNVVQGTGLDAGAPLTAHPDINRLAFTGSVPTAGVISKAAAANIVPLSYELGGKSPLLVFEDADLDLAVDLAVEQFDNAGQVCLKAARMIVHSSIADEFTERVVAQARTLVQGDPRDEATDVSALVSRRHFEQIAGYVERALADGARPLLGGGPDTELGGLYFRPTILVDAAPDAEIMTEEVFGPVVTIETFETEEEAVAKANDTRFGLAATLATGDPDRAERVSQQLRAGTVWVNCFFVRDLNAPFGGSGRSGIGREGGIWSFDFYTDIKNSVFAPTGWAEQAGQGGETDG; the protein is encoded by the coding sequence ATGAGCGAGCACATCGCTGTCGTCGCCGGCGTCGAGGTCGACACCCGGCACTGGATCGGCGGCCAGCGGGTCGCCTCGGCCACGACCTTCACCGACGTCTCGCCGATCGACGAGCAGCCGGTCGCCGAGATCCACGCCGGTACGGCGACCGAGGTCGACGCCGCGGTCGCCGCAGCCCGCGCGGCCTTCCCCGCGTGGGCGGCGCTGTCGGTCAAGGAGCGCAGCGAAATCCTGCGCGCCGTCGCCGACGGGATCGAGGCCCGGGTCGAGGACCTCGCCCAGGTCGAGACCCGCGACAACGGCTCGCTGCTGCGCTCGCACCGCCGGGGCGTGATGCCACGCGTGGCCATGAACTTCCGCGCCTTCGCCGACTTCGCCGAGCACCAGCTCGGGCACCCCGACATGGAGGTGCCGGGACGCGGCCACCGCGAGCGGATCACCTACGACCCCGCCGGCGTCGTCGCGATCATCACCCCGTGGAACGCACCGCTGATGCTCGCCAGCTGGCGGATCGGCCCCGCGCTCGCTGCCGGCAACACGGTCGTCCTCAAGCCGCCGGAGTGGGCACCGCTGACCGCGAGCCTGCTGGCCGACATCATGCACGAGGCCGGCGTACCCGCCGGGGTCTTCAATGTCGTCCAGGGCACCGGCCTCGACGCGGGGGCACCGCTGACCGCGCACCCCGACATCAACCGGCTCGCGTTCACCGGCTCGGTCCCGACCGCCGGGGTGATCTCGAAGGCCGCGGCCGCCAACATCGTCCCGCTGTCCTACGAGCTCGGCGGCAAGTCGCCGCTGCTCGTCTTCGAGGACGCCGACCTCGACCTCGCCGTCGACCTCGCGGTCGAGCAGTTCGACAACGCCGGCCAGGTCTGCCTCAAGGCGGCCCGGATGATCGTGCACTCCTCGATCGCCGACGAGTTCACCGAGCGCGTCGTCGCCCAGGCGCGGACCCTGGTCCAGGGCGACCCGCGCGACGAGGCCACCGACGTGTCCGCGCTCGTCTCGCGCCGGCATTTCGAGCAGATCGCCGGGTACGTCGAGCGCGCCCTCGCCGACGGTGCCCGCCCGCTGCTCGGCGGCGGCCCCGACACCGAGCTGGGCGGCCTCTACTTCCGCCCGACCATCCTGGTCGACGCCGCGCCGGACGCGGAGATCATGACCGAGGAGGTCTTCGGCCCGGTCGTCACGATCGAGACCTTCGAGACCGAGGAGGAGGCGGTGGCGAAGGCCAACGACACCCGGTTCGGCCTGGCCGCGACGCTCGCCACCGGCGACCCGGACCGCGCCGAGCGGGTCTCGCAGCAGTTGCGCGCCGGCACCGTCTGGGTCAACTGCTTCTTCGTCCGCGACCTCAACGCGCCGTTCGGCGGCAGCGGCCGCTCCGGCATCGGCCGGGAGGGCGGCATCTGGTCGTTCGACTTCTACACCGACATCAAGAACAGCGTGTTCGCGCCCACCGGCTGGGCCGAGCAGGCAGGACAGGGAGGTGAGACCGATGGGTGA
- a CDS encoding acetoacetate decarboxylase family protein yields the protein MTNMEGFFYPRTATGQSSLIPSPPWYYSGDLLTVEYRTDPARVAELLPAPLELAPEDPGAVALIWADWQSCSGTREELLDPVRSQYKEAFVVVRCSFEGVTYSRCVYIWVDKDFAIARGMHQGYPKKLGSMWQTRPHPFSHAAPQVAPGGVFGATLAAGDRRLAQAVLTLREESPTNGFVNGHPMAHHRVYPGIEKGSPDAYAELIASGSSSFEAGPAYTGDVELELFASPTEELHRLEVQEVIGGYYRQVGVVWDGGTSLATLTSRADKQEAAR from the coding sequence ATGACCAACATGGAGGGGTTCTTCTACCCCCGCACCGCGACCGGCCAGTCCTCCCTGATCCCGTCGCCACCGTGGTACTACTCCGGCGACCTGCTGACCGTCGAGTACCGCACCGACCCGGCCCGCGTCGCCGAGCTGCTGCCCGCGCCGCTCGAGCTCGCGCCGGAGGACCCGGGTGCGGTCGCGCTGATCTGGGCCGACTGGCAGTCCTGCTCGGGCACCCGCGAGGAGCTGCTCGACCCGGTCCGCTCGCAGTACAAGGAGGCGTTCGTCGTCGTCCGCTGCTCCTTCGAGGGCGTGACCTACTCCCGCTGCGTCTACATCTGGGTCGACAAGGACTTCGCGATCGCCCGCGGCATGCACCAGGGCTACCCGAAGAAGCTCGGCTCCATGTGGCAGACCCGCCCGCACCCCTTCTCCCATGCAGCGCCGCAGGTCGCCCCCGGCGGCGTCTTCGGAGCCACCCTCGCCGCCGGCGACCGCCGCCTCGCCCAGGCCGTGCTGACGCTGCGCGAGGAGTCGCCGACCAACGGCTTCGTCAACGGCCACCCGATGGCCCACCACCGCGTCTACCCGGGCATCGAGAAGGGCAGCCCCGACGCGTACGCCGAGCTCATCGCCTCCGGCTCCAGCTCGTTCGAGGCCGGCCCGGCGTACACCGGCGACGTCGAGCTCGAGCTGTTCGCGTCCCCGACCGAGGAGCTGCACCGGCTCGAGGTGCAGGAGGTCATCGGCGGCTACTACCGCCAGGTCGGCGTCGTCTGGGACGGCGGTACGTCGCTGGCGACACTCACCAGCCGGGCGGACAAGCAGGAGGCCGCCCGATGA